A DNA window from Vigna angularis cultivar LongXiaoDou No.4 chromosome 1, ASM1680809v1, whole genome shotgun sequence contains the following coding sequences:
- the LOC108331366 gene encoding uncharacterized protein LOC108331366 isoform X2, whose protein sequence is MDLAKSKGSGEVLDHVDERVSDDLNQLVEGNAIDAGGGHRSDERVSVSGEDETTDQMCNGLGLNVELKEGLQEVNDQNLVGPQENNDTLHGVDQGTSYSSRNLVSGEVPETCVVIDPSAQIDCVSGENRKLEAKPNDSGLSKVSKKVIRGVSDIDKNSCVIDINRGSCDGFSENLEGELICRICHLASGQPLEAEAVGTVSSAATTNTDLIQLGCACKDELGIAHSHCAEAWFKIKGNSSLPFHFSLVTSLTGEPISSFCTLTHGVFSSN, encoded by the exons ATGGATCTGGCAAAAAGCAAAGGTAGTGGTGAAGTTTTGGATCATGTTGATGAAAGGGTGAGTGACGATTTGAACCAATTGGTTGAAGGAAATGCAATTGATGCAGGAGGTGGACATAGGTCGGATGAAAGAGTTAGTGTAAGTGGGGAAGATGAGACTACAGACCAGATGTGTAATGGTCTTGGTTTGAATGTGGAGCTAAAGGAGGGGCTGCAAGAAGTTAATGATCAGAACCTGGTTGGACCTCAAGAAAATAATGATACATTACATGGGGTTGATCAAGGAACCAGTTATAGTTCAAGAAATTTGGTTAGTGGGGAAGTACCTGAGACTTGTGTTGTAATAGATCCTTCCGCACAGATTGATTGTGTCAGTGGAGAAAATAGGAAATTGGAAGCAAAACCTAATGATTCAGGCTTGAGCAAGGTGTCCAAGAAAGTGATAAGAGGAGTGTCTGACATCGATAAAAATTCATGTGTGATTGATATAAACCGTGGCAGCTGCGACGGTTTTAGTGAGAATCTGGAAGGTGAATTGATTTGTAGGATTTGCCATCTGGCCTCTGGGCAACCATTAGAAGCAGAAGCTGTTGGCACTGTAAGTAGTGCTGCTACTACGAATACAGATTTGATTCAGCTTGGTTGTGCTTGTAAAGATGAATTAGGCATTGCTCACAGTCATTGTGCTGAGGCATGGTTCAAGATTAAAGGAAACAG CTCGTTGCCGTTTCACTTTTCGCTGGTTACATCGCTAACTGGAGAACCAATATCATCCTTTTGCACCCTGACACATGGAGTTTTTAGTAGTAATTGA